One part of the Parachlamydiales bacterium genome encodes these proteins:
- a CDS encoding FAD-dependent monooxygenase, translating into MKVLSTSKVQQIEKRQITPDTEKFVRNNGSYKIANIVGKAKTASPEQSSGRKTALISGAGIAALAAAFELNAKGYDVVITEKRDDFSRFNIINLNREAQAFLRKFNLLEEFETSVAARINDHQIVLFGKGGTQSIATSDVSELKFEGCLNKNPMKFKDLFKEEGIYSVHIKDLQAFLAQKVVGLGVRILSESEIKIVNPIEREKVSKIEITQKNGSPPITLEPDLFFIAEGTHSTSIQQLEMVNDLDDVVNNACTGENWIFGNLNYHGDKTFVLSMIITSQKILQIANVIFNAKSQVVNVAVTSDGNLNQDEINRLILDTTQKAFNYEGITEVPKVLETVKQPVHITNRIASLCSRGNVFRIGDAVGHSSPLAGLGGTLGLTLVPYTVEQLLDDHLKGSDELHSNFKTYSQAYVKKWIDKSVSIKGVIQGIFEKDQSLVLELKGSPQSKEAGNAI; encoded by the coding sequence ATGAAAGTTTTATCCACATCAAAAGTACAACAAATAGAAAAAAGACAAATCACTCCTGATACAGAGAAATTTGTTCGGAACAACGGTTCATACAAAATCGCTAATATCGTAGGAAAAGCGAAAACTGCTAGTCCTGAACAATCAAGCGGCAGAAAAACTGCTTTGATAAGTGGTGCCGGGATCGCCGCGTTAGCGGCAGCTTTTGAATTAAATGCAAAAGGGTATGACGTTGTCATCACCGAAAAACGCGACGATTTCTCCCGCTTCAATATTATTAATCTCAATAGGGAAGCACAAGCTTTCCTACGAAAGTTTAACCTTTTAGAAGAGTTTGAAACATCTGTTGCGGCAAGAATTAATGATCATCAAATTGTGCTCTTTGGAAAAGGGGGTACTCAATCCATCGCAACTTCCGATGTCAGCGAACTAAAGTTTGAGGGATGTTTGAACAAAAATCCTATGAAATTTAAGGATCTCTTCAAGGAAGAGGGAATCTACAGCGTGCATATAAAGGATTTGCAAGCTTTTCTTGCACAAAAAGTAGTAGGGCTCGGAGTTCGAATTTTAAGTGAATCTGAAATTAAAATTGTAAATCCAATAGAAAGGGAAAAGGTATCAAAAATTGAGATTACTCAAAAAAATGGTTCCCCTCCTATAACCCTTGAACCCGATTTGTTTTTTATAGCCGAAGGCACACACTCAACATCCATTCAACAACTCGAGATGGTGAATGATTTGGACGACGTGGTGAACAATGCTTGCACGGGTGAAAACTGGATCTTTGGAAACCTTAACTATCATGGAGATAAAACTTTTGTCCTCTCCATGATCATTACTTCACAAAAAATCTTGCAAATAGCAAACGTGATTTTCAATGCCAAAAGCCAAGTTGTGAACGTAGCTGTAACTTCGGATGGAAATCTCAACCAAGATGAGATTAATCGTCTGATACTAGACACAACCCAAAAAGCCTTCAATTATGAAGGGATCACAGAAGTACCCAAAGTTTTAGAAACAGTTAAACAACCGGTACACATTACAAATCGAATAGCGTCTCTTTGTTCAAGAGGGAATGTATTCCGGATCGGCGATGCTGTAGGCCACAGTTCGCCTCTTGCAGGGCTGGGCGGCACATTGGGTCTCACCCTTGTTCCATATACAGTCGAACAGCTTTTAGATGACCACCTGAAAGGATCCGATGAATTACATAGCAACTTTAAAACGTATTCACAAGCCTATGTCAAAAAATGGATTGACAAGTCAGTGTCGATTAAAGGAGTCATCCAAGGGATTTTCGAGAAAGATCAATCTCTTGTGCTGGAGTTAAAAGGCTCTCCACAAAGTAAGGAAGCAGGCAATGCAATCTAG
- a CDS encoding MFS transporter: MQSSKSHLSFLIMALGVAFEHFDMMLVSLLTSSLVEEFVGASTPALKMLFAYIGYAIAFLFRPLGAFYFGCIGDLYGRKTSLVSSMCLMSAATLALAFIPGVQVLGVTSTLLFLLCRIAQGLAVGGEYGTAMTYAYELNSKYRTFFGACVVSSTHVGGVFASFLASQYVDHVRVTFLIGGLVGFFLLLFRSLMKEYHVATAKKVSEITAKSVKNKKAILSALIVASTMVLVFYGSLIYLNERVHQDLEISRAEIFKANTVLLGLWIVLPPCFGYIADKLAISYRKLMRFGAMGVFLSAPLLGVALVSSSYTAVVTTQILTHLFLMIFALCTPRFFGDLFSGEARNTAISTTYSLGASFTSALAPAICHGSIVLFNTNFAICVPFMLAALATGFILKKEDVCNRMTLLNSMTSR, encoded by the coding sequence ATGCAATCTAGCAAATCACACTTAAGCTTTCTCATCATGGCGTTGGGGGTGGCCTTCGAACACTTTGATATGATGCTCGTCAGTCTGCTGACGAGTTCTCTTGTGGAAGAATTCGTTGGCGCCTCCACCCCGGCTCTAAAAATGCTCTTCGCCTATATAGGGTATGCTATTGCATTCCTATTTCGGCCTTTGGGTGCGTTTTACTTCGGCTGCATTGGAGATCTCTATGGGAGAAAAACCTCGCTTGTGAGTTCTATGTGTTTGATGTCGGCCGCCACTCTCGCTTTGGCATTTATCCCGGGTGTACAAGTACTTGGTGTGACCTCAACACTGCTTTTTCTTCTGTGCCGCATTGCTCAAGGGTTAGCTGTCGGCGGAGAGTATGGAACGGCGATGACCTACGCATACGAACTTAACTCTAAATACCGTACTTTCTTTGGAGCCTGTGTGGTTTCTTCGACACATGTCGGAGGAGTATTTGCCAGCTTCCTTGCCAGTCAGTATGTGGATCATGTACGTGTGACATTCCTGATTGGGGGATTAGTTGGATTTTTTCTCTTACTGTTCCGTTCCTTGATGAAAGAATACCATGTAGCCACTGCAAAAAAGGTGTCCGAAATCACCGCAAAATCTGTAAAAAACAAGAAAGCCATCTTGAGTGCCTTGATTGTCGCATCCACGATGGTCCTCGTCTTTTACGGATCTTTGATCTACCTCAATGAACGCGTACACCAAGATCTGGAGATTTCTCGAGCTGAAATATTTAAAGCAAACACGGTTTTGCTTGGACTGTGGATCGTCCTCCCGCCCTGCTTCGGTTATATTGCCGATAAGCTTGCTATCTCTTATCGTAAATTGATGAGATTTGGCGCTATGGGTGTTTTTTTAAGCGCTCCCCTTTTAGGGGTAGCTTTAGTGTCCTCATCCTATACAGCTGTGGTGACGACGCAAATTCTTACGCACCTGTTCCTGATGATCTTTGCGCTTTGTACACCCCGCTTTTTCGGGGATCTTTTTTCAGGAGAAGCGCGTAATACGGCTATCTCGACCACATATTCTCTTGGCGCCTCATTCACTTCAGCTTTAGCGCCCGCAATATGCCACGGCAGTATTGTCTTATTTAACACTAATTTTGCCATCTGTGTACCCTTTATGTTGGCTGCACTGGCAACAGGCTTTATCCTTAAAAAGGAGGATGTATGCAACAGAATGACTCTTTTGAACTCTATGACATCAAGGTAG
- a CDS encoding TIGR04076 family protein, which translates to MQQNDSFELYDIKVEVANNGLKPMVCNHKVGDYFILSGENFSLPTGQSFPIYCLAALIPIITIKQRFTHPNDWISTDHLVACPDVNCGGIFKISRIGKTTFYHHQVTTTRHHHE; encoded by the coding sequence ATGCAACAGAATGACTCTTTTGAACTCTATGACATCAAGGTAGAGGTGGCCAATAATGGCCTAAAACCTATGGTCTGTAATCACAAGGTAGGGGACTATTTTATCCTTTCAGGCGAAAACTTTTCGTTGCCGACTGGTCAAAGCTTTCCCATCTACTGCCTTGCTGCCTTGATTCCCATCATTACCATCAAGCAGAGGTTCACACATCCGAACGACTGGATCAGTACAGATCACCTTGTCGCTTGTCCCGATGTGAATTGTGGAGGTATTTTTAAAATTTCGCGAATAGGAAAAACGACGTTTTACCATCATCAAGTTACAACTACAAGGCATCATCATGAATAA
- a CDS encoding aldo/keto reductase: MNKEINTSNIIRGCWQLAADHSRHDVTIQPILDAIEYGFTTFDCGDIYLGVEELLGKAIKANPKKKLRIHTKFVPDIDRLQQIDRTYVEHIIDRSLKRLQVDCIDLVQFHWWDWEVKNYLFAMDILSELKAKGKIAEIGMTNVNSKYLEEFAERFDIASLQTQVSLFDKRVERGIGALCCKKKIKIFAYGTVLGGFLSEKWLMKEEPALDLLENRSLVKYKLLIDAACGWEEFQRRLTVLNDLAIKYHSDIASIAIAALIQGGQINAAIVGLSPHNYSTQNRRLAKLPLIKAKEVQEMEKWTCSLQGDAYDEERDKSGVHAKVMKYNLNAE; the protein is encoded by the coding sequence ATGAATAAAGAGATCAATACATCAAATATCATTAGGGGATGTTGGCAGCTTGCTGCGGATCATTCCCGCCATGATGTAACTATTCAACCTATTCTGGATGCCATCGAATACGGATTTACCACTTTCGACTGTGGAGATATTTATCTTGGGGTCGAAGAGCTATTGGGAAAGGCTATAAAAGCTAATCCAAAAAAGAAGCTACGCATTCATACGAAATTTGTGCCCGATATCGATCGCTTGCAGCAGATCGACCGCACATATGTCGAACACATTATCGATCGCAGCCTGAAGCGTTTGCAAGTGGACTGCATAGATCTGGTGCAATTTCACTGGTGGGATTGGGAAGTTAAAAACTACCTTTTCGCAATGGATATTCTCTCAGAACTCAAGGCCAAAGGTAAAATAGCTGAAATCGGTATGACCAACGTGAATAGCAAATATCTTGAGGAATTTGCGGAACGGTTTGATATTGCCTCATTGCAAACTCAAGTCTCACTTTTCGACAAAAGGGTAGAACGTGGAATTGGAGCCTTATGCTGTAAAAAAAAGATTAAAATCTTCGCCTACGGCACAGTGCTTGGAGGCTTTCTCAGCGAGAAATGGCTGATGAAAGAAGAGCCCGCACTGGATCTGTTAGAAAACCGTTCCCTAGTAAAGTACAAGCTTCTCATTGATGCAGCGTGCGGATGGGAAGAATTTCAACGACGCCTCACAGTTTTAAACGATCTAGCCATCAAATATCATTCAGACATAGCGAGCATAGCGATTGCAGCCTTGATCCAGGGTGGTCAAATTAATGCAGCTATTGTTGGGCTTAGCCCTCACAACTATTCCACACAAAACCGCAGATTAGCGAAGCTTCCCCTCATAAAGGCAAAAGAAGTGCAAGAAATGGAAAAGTGGACGTGCAGCCTACAAGGGGATGCCTATGATGAAGAAAGGGACAAAAGTGGGGTTCATGCAAAAGTGATGAAATACAATCTGAATGCTGAGTGA
- a CDS encoding HIT domain-containing protein, which produces MNKFDLNLPAIKDRLLAESEYAFAFLTNIPIVPGHTLICPKRSVTYSNELVEEELRDIFSLKSMVCKILQQALSAEGFNFAWNEGSVAGQTVPHFHLHVVPRKEGDAGITGYEPRVFLYRPGSRAKSPHEELTSFATELRQYSNNL; this is translated from the coding sequence ATGAATAAATTTGATTTAAACCTTCCTGCAATAAAAGACAGGTTGCTTGCTGAAAGTGAATATGCGTTTGCTTTTCTCACTAACATACCTATCGTCCCAGGTCACACCCTCATCTGTCCCAAACGTTCTGTTACATACAGTAATGAGCTTGTAGAGGAAGAATTAAGAGATATATTCTCGCTTAAAAGTATGGTGTGCAAAATTTTGCAGCAGGCATTATCAGCAGAAGGATTTAATTTTGCTTGGAATGAAGGGAGTGTCGCAGGCCAAACAGTCCCGCATTTTCACTTACACGTCGTTCCTAGAAAAGAAGGGGATGCTGGGATAACGGGTTATGAACCACGAGTCTTTCTATATCGACCTGGAAGCAGGGCTAAATCTCCACATGAGGAATTAACATCTTTTGCAACGGAGTTGAGGCAATATTCTAATAACCTATGA
- a CDS encoding HAD family phosphatase has product MTNFLFSEQSIKAIIFDCDGTLVDSEDAHLSAWRKAVENRGHVLTFEQCLLYTGKPATFIAKLIAEAIGHDNSEDILSEKRSHYRELHQQGLPPIQGTVEFLKRLAADKERLNLKLAVASAAPKDEILSNLRHLGIEEHFDIILSGQDDLKEYSDPEGVNKPKPYIYLHTAKLLNVLPSECVVIEDSTTGVLAGMAAGCITIAVPNEFTKMQDLSEASMKIENLSSFSVDHFLQTVSAAGKK; this is encoded by the coding sequence ATGACAAATTTTCTTTTCTCAGAACAATCTATTAAAGCGATTATATTTGATTGTGACGGTACACTTGTCGATAGCGAAGATGCTCATCTTTCTGCCTGGCGCAAAGCTGTAGAGAATAGAGGGCATGTATTGACTTTTGAACAATGCCTTCTTTACACAGGAAAACCTGCAACTTTTATTGCTAAACTTATTGCCGAGGCTATTGGTCATGACAACTCAGAAGATATTCTTTCTGAAAAACGCTCCCATTATCGCGAATTGCACCAACAAGGATTGCCCCCTATCCAGGGAACGGTCGAATTTCTAAAACGTTTGGCAGCAGATAAAGAACGTTTAAACCTTAAGCTGGCAGTGGCTTCCGCAGCTCCCAAGGATGAAATATTAAGCAACTTAAGGCATTTAGGCATTGAAGAGCATTTTGACATTATTTTATCCGGCCAAGACGATCTTAAGGAATACTCAGATCCTGAGGGTGTGAACAAACCCAAGCCTTATATTTACCTACATACTGCAAAACTATTGAACGTGCTGCCGTCCGAATGTGTTGTCATTGAAGATAGTACCACGGGAGTGTTGGCAGGAATGGCCGCAGGATGCATCACGATTGCCGTACCCAATGAATTTACAAAAATGCAAGATCTCTCAGAAGCAAGCATGAAGATAGAAAATCTTTCAAGCTTTAGCGTGGATCACTTTTTGCAAACAGTCAGCGCTGCAGGAAAGAAATAA
- a CDS encoding MFS transporter: MVSLENSPTVSKKQKRQFWVILVIVFLGFIGISMPYLIFPVLFLNPDYSIIHPSWDYSYKAIFLGITLAAYPLGQFIGSPILGSLSDDYGRKNILAGSLIISALFNLITGLAITFEMIGLLIFSRFMVGLMEGNIAIARALATDLTTISKHEAFGKINAMSSIAFLLGPLIGGLMTDQSVVEGLTASTPFYCICVLFLGLAVLSGLVLDHSNITAKEIRSFWQRINLFKRLSQLFANKYLQFLMITSTCFTLAVDILYEFGPVYLTVKWDLTPSELVIYNGVLCLTLAAGNGWLPQYLSDKVSNRTAIIYSMGAFALCLMGIVWTDSSFLMTLFFAISGLFIGLAITLITVKISNSVSDSIQGEVMGVQVSLRVLGDAVICLLGGVLLLLSPKIILVAAAGMSIFAMGYYIFRRAH, from the coding sequence ATGGTTTCTTTAGAAAACTCTCCCACAGTAAGTAAAAAGCAGAAACGGCAATTTTGGGTCATCCTGGTGATTGTTTTTCTGGGATTTATAGGCATATCAATGCCCTATCTAATTTTTCCTGTCCTGTTTTTGAACCCTGATTATTCTATCATCCATCCAAGCTGGGATTATTCCTACAAAGCAATTTTTTTGGGGATCACTCTTGCAGCCTACCCTCTAGGACAGTTTATTGGATCGCCCATTTTAGGATCACTTTCTGACGACTATGGAAGAAAAAATATACTTGCAGGAAGCCTTATTATTTCAGCACTTTTTAATTTGATCACCGGTCTTGCAATTACTTTTGAAATGATCGGACTGCTGATTTTCAGTCGCTTTATGGTGGGATTAATGGAAGGAAACATTGCTATTGCACGTGCTTTAGCCACAGACCTGACAACAATCTCGAAACATGAAGCGTTCGGAAAAATTAATGCTATGTCCTCGATTGCATTCCTGTTAGGCCCGCTCATTGGCGGTCTGATGACCGATCAAAGCGTCGTTGAAGGTTTGACTGCTTCGACCCCCTTTTATTGCATCTGCGTGCTTTTCTTGGGTCTTGCGGTATTGTCTGGTTTGGTGCTTGATCACAGTAACATTACGGCTAAGGAAATACGTAGTTTTTGGCAGCGTATCAACCTTTTCAAAAGACTTTCGCAATTATTTGCGAATAAGTATTTGCAGTTCCTCATGATCACTTCTACGTGCTTTACGTTAGCTGTAGATATTTTGTATGAATTTGGCCCTGTCTATTTAACGGTTAAATGGGATTTAACCCCGTCTGAATTGGTGATCTATAATGGGGTGCTCTGTTTAACACTTGCGGCAGGTAATGGATGGCTTCCACAATACCTTTCAGATAAAGTTTCAAACCGTACCGCTATCATCTATTCTATGGGGGCATTTGCACTCTGCTTAATGGGGATAGTGTGGACAGACTCTTCGTTTCTTATGACACTGTTTTTTGCAATCAGCGGTTTATTTATCGGCTTGGCGATTACATTGATCACGGTAAAAATTTCCAACTCCGTCTCAGATTCCATTCAAGGAGAAGTCATGGGTGTCCAGGTCTCTTTAAGGGTATTGGGAGATGCTGTGATATGCTTGTTAGGCGGTGTATTACTACTACTATCGCCCAAGATCATCTTAGTTGCAGCCGCAGGAATGTCTATCTTTGCTATGGGCTATTATATCTTTAGAAGAGCGCATTAG
- a CDS encoding SDR family oxidoreductase, with protein MKHSKVVIITGGGKGIGAECARYLHAQGMSIVIAELDPKLEKDFALDADKFLFLKTDVKEEASVKALVQKTVKKFGRIDAVINNAGLLPNNLPSIEKMSLKIWNDFIETNLTSAFLSSKHAVPYLRKSKGSIINIASTRFLQSEGDDLPYSATKGGLVSLTHALAVQLGPEIRVNCISPGWINSHHEKFTKTNHQQHPVGRVGEPRDIAAMAAYLISDKAGFITGQNFIIDGGMTVKMIYK; from the coding sequence ATGAAACATTCCAAAGTTGTCATCATTACCGGCGGGGGAAAGGGCATAGGTGCAGAGTGTGCTAGATATTTACATGCGCAGGGAATGAGCATCGTCATCGCAGAGCTAGATCCTAAATTAGAAAAGGATTTTGCATTGGATGCCGACAAGTTTCTGTTTTTAAAAACCGATGTCAAAGAAGAAGCTTCCGTAAAAGCGCTGGTTCAAAAAACGGTAAAAAAGTTTGGAAGGATTGATGCGGTCATCAATAATGCCGGACTTTTGCCCAACAACCTTCCCAGTATAGAGAAAATGAGCTTAAAGATTTGGAATGATTTTATTGAAACCAACCTAACAAGTGCATTTCTTAGTTCAAAGCATGCCGTGCCCTATTTGCGTAAAAGTAAGGGCTCAATCATCAATATAGCCTCTACCAGATTTTTGCAGTCGGAAGGGGATGATCTTCCCTATAGTGCTACCAAGGGTGGCCTAGTATCTTTAACACACGCCCTAGCCGTACAACTAGGACCGGAGATAAGAGTAAATTGCATCAGTCCCGGCTGGATCAACTCTCATCATGAAAAGTTTACCAAAACAAACCATCAACAGCATCCTGTAGGAAGAGTGGGCGAACCCCGCGATATTGCCGCTATGGCTGCCTACCTGATATCGGATAAAGCAGGATTTATCACCGGACAAAACTTCATCATTGATGGAGGAATGACTGTGAAGATGATCTATAAATAG
- a CDS encoding ImmA/IrrE family metallo-endopeptidase codes for MTRHKQNSFKPDWIVPPGATIADVLEEKGWSQAEFAQRMEYTTKHVNLLIQGKASITEDAAIRLERVLGSTVNFWLNREALYREAIARKEDLLGLNGKVNWLAQLPIKEMLKWGWVNKCSEKSALVAECLKFFGVASVEAYEARYAVPVAAFRASRLEDGSRGFLTAWLRQGERVAMDVPCKPYNKEGFLAALKDLRNLTCEVDQSVFIPRLIEICAAVGVAVAIVPAPKGCAVSGATRWLGVDKALLLLSNRYKTNDQFWFSFFHEAGHLLLHGKKLMFIDIEGQFDEQLEKEADVFAAKQLIPSEMISELLQLERNETAIKQFAQKVGIGPGIVVGRLQREGLLTWQECNHLKIKIQL; via the coding sequence ATGACTAGACATAAACAAAACAGCTTTAAACCCGATTGGATAGTGCCTCCCGGAGCCACTATTGCCGACGTGTTGGAGGAAAAGGGGTGGTCCCAAGCTGAATTTGCACAGCGCATGGAATACACCACAAAGCACGTCAACCTTCTCATCCAGGGAAAAGCCTCTATCACAGAAGATGCTGCAATCCGTTTAGAGCGTGTGCTTGGAAGTACTGTAAATTTTTGGCTTAATAGAGAAGCCCTTTATCGCGAAGCCATTGCACGAAAAGAAGACTTGCTAGGATTGAACGGAAAAGTGAATTGGCTTGCACAACTTCCGATCAAGGAAATGTTAAAATGGGGTTGGGTGAATAAGTGTTCTGAAAAAAGCGCACTAGTCGCTGAATGTTTGAAGTTTTTTGGCGTGGCGTCAGTGGAAGCTTATGAAGCACGCTATGCTGTACCTGTCGCCGCTTTTAGGGCATCCCGCCTAGAAGATGGAAGTAGAGGCTTTCTTACTGCTTGGCTAAGACAGGGCGAACGTGTTGCAATGGATGTTCCTTGCAAGCCTTACAACAAAGAAGGTTTTCTTGCTGCGCTAAAAGATCTGAGAAATCTTACATGCGAAGTAGATCAATCAGTATTCATTCCAAGACTCATTGAAATTTGCGCTGCAGTGGGCGTTGCTGTCGCTATCGTACCCGCACCCAAGGGTTGTGCTGTCAGCGGAGCAACTCGCTGGCTGGGAGTCGATAAAGCCCTTTTACTGTTAAGCAACAGATATAAGACAAATGATCAATTCTGGTTTTCATTTTTTCATGAAGCGGGCCATCTCCTATTGCATGGCAAAAAGCTAATGTTCATTGATATCGAAGGGCAGTTTGATGAGCAGCTTGAAAAGGAAGCCGATGTATTTGCAGCTAAACAATTGATTCCTTCGGAAATGATCTCCGAGTTATTGCAATTAGAACGGAATGAAACAGCCATTAAGCAGTTTGCTCAAAAAGTAGGGATAGGTCCTGGCATAGTAGTGGGAAGACTGCAAAGAGAAGGTTTGTTAACATGGCAAGAATGCAACCATCTGAAAATTAAAATTCAGCTTTGA
- a CDS encoding helix-hairpin-helix domain-containing protein — MIKKDSLKDFRRIPGVGKEISEDLYDLGFRSVNELKNLDPEEMYERLCDLQKCRVDRCMLYVFRCAVYFASHSSHDPALLKWWNWKD, encoded by the coding sequence ATGATAAAAAAAGACAGCCTCAAGGATTTTCGTCGTATCCCCGGTGTAGGAAAGGAAATTTCCGAAGATCTCTATGATTTAGGCTTCAGGTCGGTCAATGAATTGAAGAACCTGGATCCGGAAGAAATGTATGAAAGGCTATGCGATTTGCAAAAATGCAGAGTTGACCGCTGCATGCTTTATGTCTTCCGTTGCGCTGTCTATTTTGCATCGCATTCTTCCCACGATCCCGCATTGCTTAAGTGGTGGAATTGGAAAGATTAA
- a CDS encoding UDP-N-acetylglucosamine diphosphorylase, with translation MSRNALMKDLSTSAFFETRGYIHEKLFNGCHYPWEALSQIGEYLKNVRGNAEEYDLPLGSWIIHPETVFFEEDCIVEPGAYIQGPCYIGRGTIIRNGAYIRGNVVTGTHCVIGHTTEIKNSILLNAVHAAHFAYIGDSILGNNVNLGAGVKLANLRLDGNQIIIESDDDKINTGLRKFGAIIGDGSQIGCNAVCNPGTLVGQKSVWHPCINKGGIIAAGSIVK, from the coding sequence ATGTCTAGGAACGCACTTATGAAAGATCTTTCAACATCCGCCTTTTTTGAAACACGGGGCTATATCCACGAAAAGCTATTCAATGGCTGCCATTATCCATGGGAAGCTTTAAGCCAAATTGGAGAGTATCTGAAGAATGTACGTGGAAATGCTGAGGAGTATGATCTTCCGCTTGGTTCTTGGATCATCCATCCAGAAACAGTATTTTTTGAAGAAGATTGTATTGTTGAACCAGGCGCTTATATTCAGGGCCCTTGTTACATCGGCCGTGGAACAATCATCCGCAATGGAGCTTACATTCGAGGAAACGTAGTCACGGGAACGCATTGCGTGATCGGACATACTACCGAGATAAAAAACTCTATTTTGCTTAATGCGGTCCATGCAGCGCATTTCGCGTACATAGGTGATAGCATCCTTGGGAACAACGTTAATTTGGGCGCTGGAGTCAAATTAGCTAACTTGCGGTTGGATGGAAATCAGATCATCATTGAGTCGGATGACGATAAGATAAATACAGGCCTTAGAAAATTCGGCGCTATCATTGGCGATGGATCCCAAATTGGGTGCAATGCAGTGTGCAATCCAGGCACATTAGTGGGTCAAAAGTCTGTTTGGCACCCTTGTATCAACAAAGGTGGAATCATTGCAGCCGGCAGCATTGTTAAATAA
- a CDS encoding cbb3-type cytochrome c oxidase subunit II produces the protein MTDNTPKKGFWNSVELSAVLTIVGIAILFASAVLVTQIAPYFIDKEWTQPSTPYQVQMYEISDPHMYISSSPLTPGELQAVYHLKKDFSLLAFQESETTRIIAPPEYEKYITRYQDPQLKLTSQLFLLQPPQGENLTKADTLIKKLKQQWLAENKDQKSAPDFVVMELFAPKGEEAFAVAPTQSQLENWIDKDYTILDPSKDVLYHQNLGVIFISNPVEYRIIDYTYYDKKGWMYDPKGKPVESLAALRSSDMGFLSRKELIRKGERIYALEGCWYCHTDQTRTLVQDVVLNGSDSYPAPPSSPNEYIYDNVTFPGTHRIGPDLSRTGIKRPSRDWHRAHFWSPKTASQGSIMPAFQHFFDNDPRGTTHRVSGIPNYQFEAIFQYLMTKGTRITPPSQAWWLGKDPIKTKEIIEGGRTL, from the coding sequence ATGACAGACAATACCCCTAAAAAAGGCTTTTGGAATTCTGTAGAACTTTCAGCTGTTTTAACCATCGTGGGCATAGCCATTTTGTTTGCCTCTGCTGTCCTTGTGACACAAATTGCGCCTTATTTTATTGATAAGGAATGGACCCAGCCCTCTACACCTTATCAAGTACAAATGTATGAGATCTCCGATCCCCATATGTACATCAGTAGCTCACCATTAACCCCTGGAGAGCTACAAGCTGTCTACCACCTGAAAAAGGACTTCTCTCTACTAGCTTTTCAGGAAAGCGAAACTACGCGCATTATCGCGCCACCGGAATATGAAAAATACATTACTCGTTACCAAGATCCGCAATTAAAACTCACCTCCCAGCTATTTCTTTTACAGCCCCCGCAAGGTGAAAACCTAACAAAAGCCGATACTTTAATCAAAAAGCTGAAGCAGCAATGGCTAGCGGAGAACAAGGATCAGAAATCTGCACCGGATTTTGTGGTGATGGAACTATTCGCACCGAAAGGGGAGGAAGCCTTTGCTGTCGCCCCTACGCAAAGCCAACTAGAAAACTGGATCGATAAAGACTATACGATATTAGACCCTTCCAAAGATGTGCTCTACCACCAAAATCTAGGGGTCATATTTATTAGCAACCCTGTGGAATACCGTATTATCGACTATACATACTATGATAAGAAAGGATGGATGTACGATCCTAAAGGTAAACCCGTAGAGTCTTTAGCCGCCCTTAGAAGTAGCGATATGGGTTTTCTTTCGCGTAAGGAACTGATCAGAAAAGGGGAGCGCATCTATGCTCTGGAAGGTTGCTGGTACTGCCACACTGACCAAACACGTACGCTTGTCCAAGATGTGGTTTTGAATGGATCAGACTCCTATCCTGCCCCGCCTTCATCGCCTAATGAATATATCTATGACAACGTGACCTTTCCAGGCACCCACCGCATTGGCCCCGACCTATCACGCACCGGCATCAAACGGCCTAGCCGTGACTGGCACCGCGCCCACTTCTGGTCTCCTAAAACAGCCAGCCAAGGCTCTATTATGCCGGCATTCCAGCACTTTTTTGACAATGATCCCCGCGGAACGACGCATCGAGTCTCCGGTATACCCAACTATCAATTTGAAGCCATCTTCCAATATTTAATGACTAAGGGAACACGCATCACACCTCCTTCTCAAGCTTGGTGGCTAGGCAAAGACCCCATTAAAACAAAAGAAATCATTGAAGGGGGCCGTACACTTTAA